From a region of the Helianthus annuus cultivar XRQ/B chromosome 5, HanXRQr2.0-SUNRISE, whole genome shotgun sequence genome:
- the LOC110938963 gene encoding uncharacterized protein LOC110938963 — MSAVTRDDSASQLTEQMKAKISEAVGKALENSLSHYIDRLQTTIVPVVDGMMAELKDIILQEIEERRVLDMNPSSVKKSKSNKAPKRGVTKTVLHQCKFCGKIHKGTCGKPRHKKSKRPERLGTKDATDTMSDAQKSRTRSFYITAAEAKTEPDIISGKRIESLSGRAGVDTRLKEKH, encoded by the exons ATGTCTGCAGTAACCAGAGATGATTCGGCATCTCAGTTGACTGAGCAAATGAAAGCTAAGATTTCCGAGGCAGTCGGAAAAGCTCTGGAAAATAGTCTATCACATTATATTGATAGATTACAAACCACAATCGTACCGGTGGTGGATGGTATGATGGCTGAATTGAAAGACATCATATTACAAGAAATAGAAGAGAGGAGGGTATTGGATATGAATCCAAGTTCCGTAAAGAAGTCCAAGTCTAATAAAGCTCCCAAGAGAGGAGTTACAAAAACTGTGTTACATCAGTGCAAATTTTGCGGAAAAATTCACAAGGGCACGTGTGGTAAGCCAAGACACAAGAAGTCTAAACGTCCAGAAAGGCTTGGAACCAAAGACGCAACTGACACAATGTCTGATGCCCAGAAATCAAGGACAAGGTCGTTTTATATAACAGCCGCAGAGGCTAAAACTGAACCCGATATCATTTCAG gcaaaaGAATTGAATCTTTAAGCGGGCGAGCCGGAGTTGATACACGCTTGAAGGAAAAGCACtaa